The window TTGGTCAGACTCACCGGCTGTTGTTGGTGATGGATTAGCTGTTGCTTCGGAACTAGCGCCACTGATGTTACGACTGGTAGTTCTAGTTTTCTTCGATGGTTGTTGATGCTCCAGCAGTGAATGCCGACAATTCGGGCATGATGAGTGTGACACAAGCCAAGTGTCTATGCACCTCACATGGAATCCGTGGTTACATTTTGGCAGTACCCTAACCTTCTCGCCCTCCTCAAACTCTCCAAGACAGATCGGACACTCGGTCGCCGGAATATGTGTCCCTTCGCCGTAAACGGCCACCGGTAACTGCCTCAAATGACTCTTCTTGAGCCCTGTAGCCGCGAGTCGTGCCGCGGCCTGCTCCGGGGTCTCAAGAGCAAACCTGTGGCTGCAGCGGAGCGCGCACCGCACTATTGAGTTCAAGCCAAGAGCGCATATAAGGGCACACAAGAGAGCCGCCAAGATGATCACCATGTTTGTGTCGAAATTCGTCTCGCTAACGTAGGAATCGGCTGTCCGGTTGCCATTGTTGTAAGGCAGCTCTGTGGCGTTGCCGAGGAGTCGGCGATGCATGATTTGGTTTTTGCTGGCGGAAGAAATGAAAAATTAAAAAGAAACACAGAGGGTTTGTGGAAGGGTACAGAAAGGTTGTGATTACTTGTAGCAGATTTGAGTTACAAAGTTGTTGTGAAGATTCCAGCTAGAAAGGGACAGGGAGAAGGAGCATCTTGTTGGAGGGGGGAGTAGTAGCTAGTAGAAATTAGGTTTACGCGAGTGGCTATGCTATCCGAATCCGGGACCGATTCCAGCTTCTTAATCAGAGATGGTCCTTCGATCTATCTCTTCCCTGAGCTCTGTAATTTTTGGCTGTGATTCATCTTCGTCAGGAACCCAGAAGAGAAAATGATACCAGAGATCTTCTTATACTTATCGGCATAAGAAACGGTGACATGCCCAGTTGAGCTTTCAGAGAGAGAGAGAGAAGGAAAGGATTAGCTTAGGTAATACATGTGCAGCAGTTGTAGTGTTTTAAGGGGTCAAGTGATGTGAGGAGCTATCTATCTATATTTATGGAGGATCCAAATGCTAAAGTTGGATAAAGGTGTTATTTTTTGGATACCTAATCATGATTAAGAATTGGAAAAAAGTTCACAAACCTCAACTCAAATTTTGTATTAGAGTTTGGTGTTTCAGGTTTACAATCATCAAAATTTTCTCTATACCTCAATATTATGCACTCAGTCTAAAGTGCAATTATTTTAGTCGAAGTTTGTATTGAATAATGATAGGGTGTGTATGTGTTTATTTACTTTTTATTTTATTTGTTTATTTTTGAAGGGAACACACAATACTTGAACTCTTGAAGCTTGAAGGAGACCATGAATAAGAGAATTGGCGACCCATCATGCGAGATAGGAATGAACTTCCTTGCCTAGTCTGCTAATCGTCTTGTTGGAAGATGATTAAGCATAATTTCTTTAATCAACAACGTTTGCCCAAGTGAATACTGTTCTTTACACCTGAATAAATAAATCTTAGGCCGCTAACTCATCGTCTCTTTTCTTGTTTGACCGTCAACTCCGGATCTGCCATGAGAATCCCAACTCAGCAAGTTAGGAGTGTCATCTTTGCCGTACCTAATGCATGATTAAGAATATAATAACCCACAATTAGGGCTAAAGATCGAAGCTTGACTCCAAGGTAAGCAGGTGTAGATACAGACAAGCAAGTCATATGTGGTATCAACCAAGTGACAAACTGTTCGAGTTGTTATCTGTTCAAAGAAAAAGAGATGCAGAATCAAAAGGCATAGTGGAGAGATTTCGTTGCCAATATCCCATTCGATCGGTTTGTACGTTACTTTTGACATCATACGTACAGATGGATAAGTATGATCGATGTTCTTAAGCTAGAAAAGCACAAAAGAAAACTATAATAATCCCCCAGGAAATATCATTTTGCCTGCAAAAGATGATGGTCACGCATTTGAACTGATTGATCCATGTTTATCTATTTGGTTCATCTATTCAAAGGTTGCAAACACTTTAACCTAACAAAAATGGTCCGACTTGGCATCGATCTCCTAGTTTTTGCAAATATCTTGGTGCCTTTTCCCCCAAACTAAAGAGATCTGTACTTGAAAAATGGTGTCATAATTCGGGTTGATGGGCAAGCAATATCCCCATAGGTCCATGGGAATTGGATTCTCTCTGCTTCGTTTCTATTTTAGTGCGTGGTTTCCCACAGAAATTAGTGCAACAAATGGATGTGAGTTTGAGTTTCTGATATATATCACAGTATCTTTCCCTTTATTATGTTATCAATACATGTTTATTCAGAGTTGTCATGTATATTGTATGTTCTTATCACTTGTTTCATATATATTACAACACCAATCCATTGCTGAAACTAATCAACTGTTAAAAAGGACTAATTAACTGATTATGAGTTCCTAAAATTTCATATTTTTTTAGTACTGCACCAACCTAATAATTGGTGCTCAGGAGGCATGTGATAGAACATATACCAAACAGTTTTGGATTGACATTTGCTATTGATCCAAATTTCGAGCCTTAATTGGAGAACAAATTAACCAATTTTTTGTTTTTGCATCTTGGTTTGTAGAAAAATTGAATATTTCACTATTTCAAACTTGGTGAATATGAACAATGTTGAGCTTACAAGAGCTGCATGGGACACAAAATACTTCAGAATTGATCATTCACACATTTTTCAGACACTCAGCCAACATTATCAGTGTTGAATTAGATCTAAATCATGATAGTGGATTTATGTTGATGATGTGAATCATAGTTTTATAGTTCTAATAGGAATATGAGTATCTCAGTTGTTTGTAATAGGGAATTGTAGTTGTGGTAGGTTTACTTTTCCTAGTAGGTTTATGTATGGTTAGGTTTTGTATATATACACCTTCTCATGTCAATAATAAGATCATCAGATATTATTTCCAAAGCTTCGCATGCTTCTTGTTTCTTTGCAGAGCTTCTTTAGTTTCAACTTGGTATGAAAGTCTAGGATCCGATCTTGGATTTTTGGGTCTCATCCTTTCTATTGCTCTTGCAATTTCGTACGTTTAGGTTGTTTGTTTTCCAGTCATGATGATCGAATTAAACAATCTAAACGTACGAAATTGCAAGAGAAACAATGAGACTTAAAATTCAAGATCAGATCTGAGGCTCTGATACCAAGTTGAACCAGAACCACAAGATCTTGAAAACAAGAAGCTTTGAAATAATATATGATGATCTTATTAGTTATTATTGAATAAATGAACTATAAAACTATGACTCGTATCAACAATATATTTAGACACATTGATGAGACTTTTTCATAGTTTAAAACATGAGATCGTCCACGCTAAAATGAATAAACTTGAAACTTGAAAGTGAAAATTTTGATGGTGACCTCTAAAACGAAAGTTATGGAGGAGCGTTTGTTTCAAGCATTCGAATTTGTTTCTGCACGGTCTCGTAGACCTCGTAGAAGCTCTTGGTGTGATCTCTGCCTTTGATTGTCGTTGACTAGCTACCTGCAAGAGGAGATTGACTGGGACTTTCCGGTCTTTCTCTCTCCGATGATTAAATCAGTTACGAGGTTGGTATAATATTTAATGTTAGGAGATTTTTTTACCTTTTTGGTTGACTTTAGCATTGTACTTATAGCCTCGCGTTGACTTATATTTTGTCTGCTATGCGATGTGGGACATATATGCTACTGAGATCTGTTTATTTGGCCTTCTGTGGCGTGTCTCCTGCTCGGCCCAAACTGCTATGACCTCCAGGATGAGGTTTGCTCGGTCTACCTCATGTTGGGCTTTCTGTAGCATCATAGACCAGGGCGGTATTTATCAACTACCGACTACATAATCTAATTTCTTAACATTAGATTTAGCGATTGATTGCGAAGTCTTAACCGGGGATGGGTGAGATGACCACAGTATAGTGTAGTATTAAACCCTATATCATGTGTCGGTTCCGTTGCTCTTGTTGTACAGTGTGTGTAGATGATAATACGAATAGGACTAGGAGTCTAGGAGTTTCTGTGTGGCCACAGATATCAATAATTCAGTTCAAAGTATGTACGTTTTCTGGGTTTAGTGAAGACGACACATGGAACTAGGAAGCGAACATGGAACCTGGGTCCGACGTTCCTTCATGAATCATGAATTATGGGGACACATTTCATCGGTCTCAGCTCGTCGACGCTGGTGGTGGTAGACCCTCCGGAAGTGATGTATGTATGCCTAATTGCCTATATATAAGTCGCACTCGTAATAAGGTCATTAGATTTGGAGGTGGGCATTTTTGATGCGTGAGATGTGAACTACTACATTACCCGACGATGGATCTCATTGATCATGTTGGTTGGGTTAGGTGGGAAAGAAAAGATTCAAGAATGAAAAAATCAGTTGGCAGTTGAAACAACTAAAGCTCCGGCCAAACCAAAATCAGGTCCACCACCACCACTGCTCCCCAGCCGCTCCGGCGGTTGGGTCATGGTTTAGTTAGATTGCTGCTGCTGCTACCTGTTACGACGCTACCTGAGGCCCTGAGCCCCCTCATGTCACTGGCTGTTCCATATTTGGTAATGAACTCCATCCTCACTATTGTTAATTCGTCATATATAAGGTGCCTTCTATCGAATAAAGTTTTTTCTATTGTTGCCATGTATATATATATATATATTATTTTTTTTTTTTTTA of the Fragaria vesca subsp. vesca linkage group LG6, FraVesHawaii_1.0, whole genome shotgun sequence genome contains:
- the LOC101305188 gene encoding RING-H2 finger protein ATL72-like, with translation MHRRLLGNATELPYNNGNRTADSYVSETNFDTNMVIILAALLCALICALGLNSIVRCALRCSHRFALETPEQAAARLAATGLKKSHLRQLPVAVYGEGTHIPATECPICLGEFEEGEKVRVLPKCNHGFHVRCIDTWLVSHSSCPNCRHSLLEHQQPSKKTRTTSRNISGASSEATANPSPTTAGESDQEGRVVLVIDEAR